Proteins encoded by one window of Burkholderia plantarii:
- a CDS encoding Nif3-like dinuclear metal center hexameric protein, giving the protein MDRIELELYLNNTLETARFKDYCPNGLQVEGRRRIERIATGVTASAAFLERAIEWGADAVLVHHGYFWRNEPAQVTGRKYQRLKLLIGAELNLFAFHLPLDAHPDLGNNAQLGERLGLIADARFGEQDLGWMATLPMPVSLEHFTAKVEHTLGRTPLVLGDSDQQLRRVAWCTGGAQGYFDAAIEAGADVFLTGEASEFVTHAAAESGVAFVAAGHHATERYGIQALGRHLSEHFGLEHTFIDIPNPV; this is encoded by the coding sequence ATGGACCGGATCGAACTCGAATTGTACTTGAACAATACCCTTGAAACCGCGCGCTTCAAGGACTACTGCCCCAACGGGCTGCAGGTCGAGGGGCGCCGCCGGATCGAGCGGATCGCCACCGGCGTGACCGCCTCGGCCGCGTTCCTCGAACGCGCGATCGAATGGGGCGCGGACGCGGTGCTGGTCCATCACGGCTATTTCTGGCGCAACGAGCCGGCGCAGGTCACCGGGCGCAAGTACCAGCGCCTGAAGCTGCTGATCGGCGCCGAGCTGAACCTGTTCGCGTTCCACCTGCCGCTCGACGCGCATCCCGATCTCGGCAACAACGCGCAGCTCGGCGAACGCCTCGGCCTGATCGCCGACGCGCGTTTCGGCGAGCAGGACCTCGGCTGGATGGCCACGCTGCCGATGCCGGTCTCGCTCGAGCACTTCACCGCCAAGGTCGAGCACACGCTTGGCCGCACTCCGCTCGTGCTCGGCGACAGCGATCAGCAGCTGCGCCGCGTGGCCTGGTGTACGGGTGGCGCGCAAGGCTATTTCGATGCCGCGATCGAGGCCGGCGCCGACGTGTTCCTGACCGGCGAGGCGTCCGAATTCGTCACGCACGCGGCCGCCGAGAGCGGCGTGGCCTTCGTTGCGGCGGGGCACCATGCCACCGAGCGGTACGGCATCCAGGCGCTCGGCCGCCATTTGTCGGAACATTTCGGCCTCGAACACACGTTCATCGACATCCCGAACCCCGTTTGA
- the petA gene encoding ubiquinol-cytochrome c reductase iron-sulfur subunit → MRDKEEKRVDSGRRTWLIATSVASGVGGVATVIPFAASLAPSTKAKAAGAPVEVDISGLKPGELVTVAWRGKPVWILNRTDAMLADVKKADPELADPQSKSTYSMPLPAYCANEYRSRADRQNILVVMAVCTHLGCTPTSRFTPGPQPNLPDDWPGGFLCPCHGSTYDLAGRVFKNKPAPQNLDIPPYMFTSATTVVIGKDEKGEA, encoded by the coding sequence ATGCGAGATAAAGAAGAGAAACGCGTCGACAGCGGCCGCCGTACCTGGCTGATTGCGACATCCGTAGCGAGCGGAGTCGGCGGGGTCGCTACGGTCATACCGTTCGCGGCGTCGCTCGCGCCGTCGACCAAGGCGAAGGCGGCCGGCGCGCCGGTCGAGGTCGACATCAGCGGGTTGAAGCCGGGCGAGCTCGTCACCGTGGCCTGGCGCGGCAAGCCGGTCTGGATCCTGAACCGCACCGACGCGATGCTGGCCGACGTGAAAAAGGCCGATCCCGAGCTGGCCGACCCGCAGTCCAAATCCACCTATTCGATGCCGTTGCCCGCGTACTGCGCGAACGAATATCGCTCGCGGGCCGATCGCCAGAACATCCTCGTCGTGATGGCCGTGTGTACGCACCTCGGCTGCACGCCCACCTCGCGCTTCACGCCCGGCCCGCAGCCGAACCTGCCCGACGACTGGCCGGGCGGCTTCCTGTGTCCGTGTCACGGTTCCACCTACGATCTGGCCGGCCGCGTGTTCAAGAACAAGCCCGCGCCCCAGAACCTCGACATTCCGCCTTACATGTTCACCTCGGCCACCACGGTCGTGATCGGCAAGGACGAGAAAGGAGAAGCGTGA
- a CDS encoding cytochrome b: protein MATDNKTVATTGLMGWIDARFPFTVTLKKHVTEYYAPKNFNFWYFFGSLALLVLVNQIVTGIFLTMNYKPDSTLAFASVEYIMREVPWGWLIRYMHSTGASMFFIVVYLHMFRGLMYGSYRKPRELVWIFGCAIFLCLMAEAFFGYLLPWGQMSFWGAQVIVNLFSAIPFVGPDLSLWIRGDYVVSDVTLNRFFAFHVIAIPLVLVGLVVAHLVALHETGSNNPDGIEIKEKKDEHGIPLDGIPFHPYYSVHDYFGVCVFLMIFALVVFFAPEMGGYFLEANNFVPANPLQTPPEIAPVWYFTAFYAMLRATTDPFKIVLMVVIAVLGLVALWRARGKWRIGLPVLAVVLIVFMALTESKFWGVVVMGGAVISLFFLPWLDRSPVKSIRYRPTFHKVFLGIFVVAFLTLGFLGTQSPSPAKTLIAQVCALVYFAFFLGMPLWTPLGTFKQPPERVKFRPH from the coding sequence ATGGCCACCGACAACAAGACTGTCGCCACGACGGGTTTGATGGGCTGGATCGATGCGCGTTTCCCGTTCACGGTCACGCTCAAGAAGCACGTGACCGAGTACTACGCGCCGAAGAACTTCAACTTCTGGTACTTCTTCGGCTCGCTCGCGCTGCTCGTGCTGGTGAACCAGATCGTCACGGGCATCTTCCTGACGATGAACTACAAGCCCGATTCGACGCTCGCGTTCGCGTCGGTCGAGTACATCATGCGCGAGGTGCCGTGGGGCTGGCTGATCCGCTACATGCACTCGACGGGCGCCTCGATGTTCTTCATCGTGGTCTATCTGCACATGTTTCGCGGGCTGATGTACGGCTCGTACCGCAAGCCGCGCGAGCTGGTATGGATCTTCGGCTGCGCGATCTTCCTGTGCCTGATGGCCGAGGCGTTCTTCGGCTACCTGCTGCCGTGGGGCCAGATGTCGTTCTGGGGCGCGCAGGTGATCGTGAACCTGTTCTCGGCGATCCCGTTCGTCGGGCCGGACCTCTCGCTCTGGATCCGCGGCGACTACGTGGTGTCCGACGTCACGCTGAACCGCTTCTTCGCGTTCCACGTGATCGCGATTCCGCTGGTGCTGGTCGGGCTGGTGGTCGCGCACCTGGTCGCGCTGCACGAGACGGGTTCGAACAACCCCGACGGCATCGAGATCAAGGAGAAGAAGGACGAGCACGGCATTCCGCTCGACGGCATCCCGTTCCATCCCTACTACTCCGTGCATGATTACTTCGGGGTCTGTGTTTTTCTGATGATCTTCGCGCTGGTGGTGTTTTTCGCGCCGGAGATGGGCGGCTACTTCCTCGAAGCCAACAACTTCGTGCCCGCCAACCCGCTGCAGACGCCGCCCGAGATCGCGCCGGTGTGGTACTTCACCGCGTTCTACGCGATGCTGCGCGCCACCACCGATCCGTTCAAGATCGTGCTGATGGTGGTGATCGCCGTGCTCGGGCTGGTCGCGCTCTGGCGGGCCCGCGGCAAATGGCGCATCGGCCTGCCGGTGCTGGCCGTCGTGCTGATCGTGTTCATGGCGCTGACCGAATCGAAGTTCTGGGGCGTGGTGGTGATGGGCGGCGCCGTGATTTCGCTGTTCTTCCTGCCCTGGCTCGATCGCAGCCCGGTGAAGTCGATCCGCTACCGGCCCACGTTCCACAAGGTGTTCCTCGGGATCTTCGTCGTCGCGTTCCTGACGCTCGGGTTCCTCGGCACGCAGTCGCCGTCGCCCGCCAAGACGCTGATCGCGCAGGTGTGCGCGCTCGTCTACTTCGCGTTTTTCCTCGGCATGCCGCTCTGGACGCCGCTTGGCACATTCAAGCAGCCGCCCGAGCGCGTCAAATTCCGGCCCCATTAA
- a CDS encoding cytochrome c1: MRTLLKTFLLIGATSLALLGGAARADEGNFPLDRAPDNAENLVALQHGAQLFVNYCLNCHSANLMRYNRLTDLGISQKAIEANLLFTTDKVGNPMSVAMRPDDAKRWFGVTPPDLSVEARARGRDWLYTYLRSFYRDESRPTGWNNAVFENVSMPHVLWQLQGQRVPKYEETTNEETGEKVRRLVGFQAVTQGTLSPVDYDAAVADLVAYLGWMSEPEQQTRKRVGVWVLLFLGILSFFAWRLNAAYWKDIK, translated from the coding sequence ATGAGGACGCTATTGAAGACGTTCCTGCTGATTGGTGCGACGTCGCTGGCGCTGCTGGGCGGCGCGGCGCGAGCCGACGAGGGTAATTTTCCGCTCGACCGGGCGCCCGATAACGCGGAAAATCTCGTTGCCCTGCAACATGGCGCGCAATTGTTTGTAAACTATTGCCTGAATTGCCATAGCGCGAACCTGATGCGCTACAACCGTCTGACGGATCTGGGGATATCCCAGAAGGCGATCGAGGCGAATCTCCTGTTTACGACGGACAAGGTCGGCAACCCGATGTCGGTGGCGATGCGGCCCGACGACGCCAAGCGCTGGTTCGGCGTGACGCCGCCCGACCTCTCGGTGGAGGCGCGCGCGCGCGGCCGCGACTGGCTCTATACGTATCTGCGAAGTTTCTACCGCGACGAGTCGCGCCCGACGGGCTGGAACAACGCGGTGTTCGAGAACGTCAGCATGCCCCATGTGCTTTGGCAGTTGCAGGGGCAGCGCGTGCCGAAATACGAGGAAACGACGAACGAGGAGACGGGCGAGAAGGTGCGCAGGCTCGTCGGTTTCCAGGCCGTCACGCAGGGGACGTTGTCTCCGGTGGATTATGATGCTGCCGTGGCCGACCTCGTCGCGTATCTGGGCTGGATGTCCGAGCCCGAGCAGCAGACCCGCAAGCGCGTGGGCGTCTGGGTGCTGCTGTTCCTCGGCATCCTGAGCTTTTTCGCCTGGCGGCTCAACGCCGCCTATTGGAAAGATATCAAGTAA
- a CDS encoding glutathione S-transferase N-terminal domain-containing protein — translation MMVLYSGTTCPFSQRCRLVLFEKGMDFEIRDVDLFNKPEDIAVMNPYGQVPILVERDLILYESNIINEYIDERFPHPQLMPADPVQRARARLFLLNFEKELFVHVSTLENEKGKAAEKNHEKARLAIRDRLTQLAPIFVKNKYMLGEEFSMLDVAIAPLLWRLDHYGIELSKNAAPLMKYAERIFSRPAYIEALTPSEKVMRR, via the coding sequence ATGATGGTTCTGTATTCCGGCACGACGTGCCCCTTCTCCCAGCGCTGCCGGCTGGTGCTGTTCGAAAAGGGCATGGACTTCGAGATTCGCGATGTGGACTTGTTCAACAAGCCCGAGGACATCGCCGTGATGAATCCCTACGGTCAGGTGCCGATTCTCGTCGAGCGTGATCTGATTCTGTACGAATCGAACATCATCAACGAGTACATCGACGAGCGCTTCCCGCACCCGCAGCTGATGCCGGCCGACCCGGTGCAGCGTGCGCGCGCGCGCCTGTTCCTGCTGAACTTCGAGAAGGAACTGTTCGTTCACGTCAGCACGCTCGAGAACGAGAAGGGCAAGGCGGCCGAGAAGAACCACGAGAAGGCACGCCTCGCGATTCGCGACCGGCTCACGCAGCTCGCGCCGATCTTCGTGAAGAACAAGTACATGCTCGGCGAGGAGTTCTCGATGCTCGACGTCGCGATCGCGCCGCTGCTGTGGCGCCTCGATCACTACGGCATCGAGCTGTCGAAGAACGCGGCGCCGCTGATGAAGTATGCCGAGCGCATTTTCAGCCGCCCGGCCTACATCGAGGCGCTGACGCCGTCGGAAAAGGTGATGCGTCGTTAA